The Schistocerca gregaria isolate iqSchGreg1 unplaced genomic scaffold, iqSchGreg1.2 ptg000728l, whole genome shotgun sequence genome window below encodes:
- the LOC126320599 gene encoding presenilins-associated rhomboid-like protein, mitochondrial: protein MDFLPSNFHAYFDNFFVIFLIDFCLLLPSGWTSYHLLIKGLSLFLDMVKRLVPSYLQESLLTRFHSAFFQSFNSIFRSTAVLKANRAASRVKLCSKWSVYQIFPSKCLGWSCHLHDITISLSRHSLYAAQYESTVLHTRPPKIRKTIYRSLSKIQMCTNQMEFASAGLEKTADFRLVSANNERNIFKPLLFTFSVIVASWTAAEYYRVHRYVLHRNWRRYKSQFTKTLHQSNANRAHEIVIRRLNSDNQGFFALLQEGVSARLENLTLYETVIYSLVGINTAIFLLWRLPILSTRFMLKNFTHTCNSGLCRTLLTSAFSHAGSFHFIFNTLAFYSFSQAAVPELGREYFLAAVVSSAVFSNFCDHLFSTFRKRPCPSLGASGYVYSIFTFVSLTYPNHHGLLFFLVPVPLLTLLKYLIVFDSVGLTGAWTRIFNIQLGHAAHLGGAAAGAAIWWLAQPHNRKKLRNSMPPELVELYYKTYDFIILNK, encoded by the exons ATGGATTTCTTGCCTTCAAACTTTCATGcctattttgataatttttttgtgatttttttaattgatttttgtCTCTTATTGCCTTCGGGGTGGACTTCGTATCACCTTCTGATCAAGGGCCTCTCTCTTTTTCTCGATATGGTAAAACGCCTGGTCCCTTCGTATCTCCAAGAAAGTCTTTTGaccaggtttcactcggctttcttTCAATCCTTCAATTCGATTTTTCGATCTACAGCCGTCCTTAAAGCAAATCGTGCCGCTTCTCGAGTGAAACTGTGTTCAAAATGGAGTGTCTACCAGATATTTCCATCCAAATGTCTTGGTTGGTCATGCCATCTTCATGACATTACCATTTCTCTTTCTCGGCACTCTCTTTATGCCGCTCAGTACGAATCGACTGTATTACATACTCGTCCACCAAAAATTCGTAAAACCATATACAGGTCCCTATCGAAAATTCAGATGTGCACAAATCAGATGGAATTCGCATCTGCCGGTTTAGAAAAGACTGCAGATTTTAGAC tcgtcagtgcgaacaatgaAAGGAATATTTTTAAGCCGTTATTGTTCACTTTCAGTGTGATTGTCGCTTCTTGGACGGCAGCAGAGTACTACCGAGTCCACAGATATGTTCTACATCGTAACTGGAGACGTTACAAGTCTCAATTTACTAAAACGCTGCATCAATCAAATGCTAATCGTGCCCACGAGATCGTCATTCGAAGATTGAACTCAGATAATCAAGGTTTTTTT GCGCTGCTTCAAGAAGGTGTATCTGCCCGACTTGAAAATCTAACGCTCTATGAAACAGTAATTTATTCTTTAGTGGGTATAAACACAG CCATCTTTCTATTATGGAGGCTCCCCATCTTGAGCACCCGATTCATGCTCAAAAATTTTACTCATACCTGTAACTCCGGTCTATGTCGAACTCTTCTTACAAG TGCTTTTTCTCATGCTGGATCGTTTCATTTCATCTTCAACACATTAGCCTTCTACAGTTTTTCTCAAGCTGCTGTCCCTGAACTTGGCCGAGAATATTTTTTGGCTGCCGTTGTCTCTAGTGCTGTTTTCTCTAACTTCTGTGACCACTTGTTTTCGACTTTTCGTAAAAGGCCTTGTCCCAGCCTCGGCGCGAGTGGCTATGTTTACagtatttttacttttgtttctctCACTTATCCAAATCATCATGGTCTCCTCTTTTTTCTTGTCCCAGTTCCGCTCTTGACTCTGTTGAAATATCTCATAGTGTTCGACTCAGTCGGATTAACCGGTGCCTGGACACGTATTTTTAACATTCAACTGGGTCATGCAGCGCATTTAGGAGGCGCAGCCGCCGGCGCGGCTATTTGGTGGCTCGCTCAGCCTCATAATCGAAAAAAGCTTCGTAATTCCATGCCCCCAGAACTTGTTGAACTCTATTACAAAACCTACGACTTTATTATACTAAACAAATAG
- the LOC126320598 gene encoding chloride channel protein ClC-Kb-like isoform X1, which produces MELKELFEPVKSKSQAASSQNAGSILSTSSDEELDRGGIRYDYEQTIYGSFYQNLATRAKRILEDDTEVQNKAESKSSWFSTASDNWYNRPIKWIYDCMGKLSKNESMVLIVVVSSLVMALINFLIDLIVWYVRGGIGYLTYLADNFWIGYLVYVINKTAFCFFSLHLTHLIEPNAVGSGLPEMKCILSGVTLKNYLSMRTFVAKFLGVTSAICSVTLIGKQSACVHMTSCIVNFLSSMQIFRGLGADRNTLMQLLSAACAIGISVNHGASIGGVLFSIEVTSIYYPLHYYWIAFVASIGSALVSRVFTNTFWHHHYLESAIMLDSSPREYQLFFYEWFIIAFISVLLSLIGVLFVRCNVWIVQFRRRYAKKLFILGPFFYTIGVGVLCNILLFPNSFVPFMDLDFKNSLTYFSNVDLIILSTPFSAVTHAHSTYALLYFSAVRFVLLLLIASTAIPVGVHTANMTVGAALGLFVGRILHAAWPNGISSPHIYSIIGCCAYASSTTQTMSTALLLIELTGEVKLVYPILLSVVIAVGISHMFTVNYYDSLIIIRHLPYLPNLKRFNANKRAKDIMSVDICPLYTMTSLKNMKQLLDVYASKENIRNLSIPIVENEKNVFVGSTQFDRLYSFYKKLHNQLTIEEQNIGGGSPGNLDLSEELYNLQFKLRPRLNHILFGNSIQCASDTPISVVHVMFATLHIINIFVVDNGTLLGVITMSELRDALQKKDL; this is translated from the exons ATGGAGTTAAAAGAGCTGTTTGAGCCCGTGAAAAGTA AAAGCCAGGCGGCCTCAAGCCAGAACGCTGGCTCAATACTCTCTACCTCGTCAGACGAGGAGTTAGATA GAGGGGGTATAAGATACGACTACGAGCAAACCATCTACGGCTCTTTCTATCAGAACCTAGCCACGCGCGCCAAGAGAATTTTGGAGGATGACACCGAGGTTCAAAACAAGGCTGAATCCAAGAGCTCGTGGTTCAGTACCGCCTCCGACAATTGGTACAATCGCCCGATAAAATGGATCTACGATTGCATGGGCAAGCTCAGCAAAAACGAAAGTATGGTTTTGATTGTGGTGGTCTCCTCCTTGGTCATGGCTCTCATCAATTTTTTGATTGATCTGATCGTCTGGTATGTCCGGGGAGGGATTGGGTATTTGACGTACTTGGCTGATAATTTTTGGATCGGGTATCTCGTTTACGTGATAAACAAGACGGCGTTTTGCTTTTTTTCACTTCACTTAACGCATTTGATCGAGCCGAACGCAGTGGGGTCTGGTCTGCCTGAGATGAAGTGCATTTTGTCTGGGGTGACCCTCAAAAACTACTTGTCTATGAGGACCTTCGTCGCCAAGTTCTTGGGCGTGACTTCCGCGATCTGCTCCGTGACGCTGATAGGAAAGCAGTCCGCGTGTGTCCATATGACTTCCTGCATCGTTAATTTTCTGTCGTCCATGCAAATTTTCCGGGGTCTTGGCGCCGACCGAAACACGCTCATGCAGCTCCTTTCAGCCGCCTGCGCGATCGGCATTTCAGTGAATCACGGCGCTTCGATCGGGGGCGTCTTGTTCTCCATAGAGGTAACGAGCATATATTATCCGTTGCATTACTACTGGATAGCGTTTGTCGCCTCCATCGGCTCCGCCCTCGTCTCTCGAGTCTTCACCAACACCTTTTGGCATCATCATTACCTCGAGTCCGCAATCATGCTTGATTCGTCTCCCAGAGAGTACCAACTCTTTTTTTACGAATGGTTCATCATCGCCTTTATTTCCGTCCTTCTCTCCCTAATTGGCGTGTTGTTCGTCCGATGTAACGTCTGGATTGTCCAGTTTCGCCGTCGCTACGCGAAGAAGCTGTTTATTTTGGGACCCTTCTTCTACACCATAGGCGTCGGGGTTCTGTGTAATATTCTGCTCTTTCCCAATTCGTTTGTACCGTTTATGGACTTAGACTTTAAAAATTCCCTCACTTACTTCTCGAATGTAGACCTCATTATTCTCTCTACGCCCTTCTCCGCCGTGACTCACGCGCACTCCACATACGCGCTCCTGTACTTTTCCGCGGTCCGGTTCGTCCTCCTGCTCCTTATAGCGTCGACCGCCATTCCCGTCGGCGTCCACACCGCCAACATGACCGTCGGCGCCGCCCTGGGACTCTTCGTGGGCAGGATACTCCACGCCGCCTGGCCGAACGGCATCTCTTCTCCCCACATCTACTCCATCATTGGATGTTGCGCGTACGCCAGTTCGACCACTCAAACCATGTCGACCGCCCTCCTCCTCATCGAGCTCACGGGCGAGGTGAAGCTCGTCTACCCAATTTTGCTCTCCGTCGTGATCGCTGTCGGCATTTCTCACATGTTTACAGTCAACTACTACGACTCGCTCATCATCATTCGCCACTTGCCCTACCTTCCGAACCTCAAGCGCTTCAACGCCAACAAACGCGCCAAAGACATCATGTCAGTGGACATCTGTCCGCTGTATACCATGACGTCTCTCAAAAACATGAAGCAGCTGCTGGACGTCTACGCGTCCAAGGAAAACATCCGCAACTTGAGCATTCCCATCGTCGAAAACGAAAAAAACGTCTTTGTCGGCAGCACCCAGTTCGACCGACTCTACTCGTTCTACAAGAAGCTCCACAACCAACTTACGATCGAAGAACAAAACATAGGCGGCGGCTCGCCCGGCAACCTCGATCTGTCGGAGGAACTGTACAATCTGCAGTTCAAATTGCGGCCGAGGCTCAATCACATTTTATTCGGAAACTCGATTCAGTGCGCGTCGGACACGCCCATCAGTGTAGTTCACGTTATGTTCGCAACGCTGCACATCATAAACATATTCGTTGTCGACAACGGCACTCTCTTGGGCGTCATCACCATGTCCGAACTAAGAGATGCTCTTCAGAAAAAGGACTTATGA
- the LOC126320598 gene encoding chloride channel protein ClC-Kb-like isoform X2, with protein MELKELFEPVKKSQAASSQNAGSILSTSSDEELDRGGIRYDYEQTIYGSFYQNLATRAKRILEDDTEVQNKAESKSSWFSTASDNWYNRPIKWIYDCMGKLSKNESMVLIVVVSSLVMALINFLIDLIVWYVRGGIGYLTYLADNFWIGYLVYVINKTAFCFFSLHLTHLIEPNAVGSGLPEMKCILSGVTLKNYLSMRTFVAKFLGVTSAICSVTLIGKQSACVHMTSCIVNFLSSMQIFRGLGADRNTLMQLLSAACAIGISVNHGASIGGVLFSIEVTSIYYPLHYYWIAFVASIGSALVSRVFTNTFWHHHYLESAIMLDSSPREYQLFFYEWFIIAFISVLLSLIGVLFVRCNVWIVQFRRRYAKKLFILGPFFYTIGVGVLCNILLFPNSFVPFMDLDFKNSLTYFSNVDLIILSTPFSAVTHAHSTYALLYFSAVRFVLLLLIASTAIPVGVHTANMTVGAALGLFVGRILHAAWPNGISSPHIYSIIGCCAYASSTTQTMSTALLLIELTGEVKLVYPILLSVVIAVGISHMFTVNYYDSLIIIRHLPYLPNLKRFNANKRAKDIMSVDICPLYTMTSLKNMKQLLDVYASKENIRNLSIPIVENEKNVFVGSTQFDRLYSFYKKLHNQLTIEEQNIGGGSPGNLDLSEELYNLQFKLRPRLNHILFGNSIQCASDTPISVVHVMFATLHIINIFVVDNGTLLGVITMSELRDALQKKDL; from the exons ATGGAGTTAAAAGAGCTGTTTGAGCCCGTGAAAA AAAGCCAGGCGGCCTCAAGCCAGAACGCTGGCTCAATACTCTCTACCTCGTCAGACGAGGAGTTAGATA GAGGGGGTATAAGATACGACTACGAGCAAACCATCTACGGCTCTTTCTATCAGAACCTAGCCACGCGCGCCAAGAGAATTTTGGAGGATGACACCGAGGTTCAAAACAAGGCTGAATCCAAGAGCTCGTGGTTCAGTACCGCCTCCGACAATTGGTACAATCGCCCGATAAAATGGATCTACGATTGCATGGGCAAGCTCAGCAAAAACGAAAGTATGGTTTTGATTGTGGTGGTCTCCTCCTTGGTCATGGCTCTCATCAATTTTTTGATTGATCTGATCGTCTGGTATGTCCGGGGAGGGATTGGGTATTTGACGTACTTGGCTGATAATTTTTGGATCGGGTATCTCGTTTACGTGATAAACAAGACGGCGTTTTGCTTTTTTTCACTTCACTTAACGCATTTGATCGAGCCGAACGCAGTGGGGTCTGGTCTGCCTGAGATGAAGTGCATTTTGTCTGGGGTGACCCTCAAAAACTACTTGTCTATGAGGACCTTCGTCGCCAAGTTCTTGGGCGTGACTTCCGCGATCTGCTCCGTGACGCTGATAGGAAAGCAGTCCGCGTGTGTCCATATGACTTCCTGCATCGTTAATTTTCTGTCGTCCATGCAAATTTTCCGGGGTCTTGGCGCCGACCGAAACACGCTCATGCAGCTCCTTTCAGCCGCCTGCGCGATCGGCATTTCAGTGAATCACGGCGCTTCGATCGGGGGCGTCTTGTTCTCCATAGAGGTAACGAGCATATATTATCCGTTGCATTACTACTGGATAGCGTTTGTCGCCTCCATCGGCTCCGCCCTCGTCTCTCGAGTCTTCACCAACACCTTTTGGCATCATCATTACCTCGAGTCCGCAATCATGCTTGATTCGTCTCCCAGAGAGTACCAACTCTTTTTTTACGAATGGTTCATCATCGCCTTTATTTCCGTCCTTCTCTCCCTAATTGGCGTGTTGTTCGTCCGATGTAACGTCTGGATTGTCCAGTTTCGCCGTCGCTACGCGAAGAAGCTGTTTATTTTGGGACCCTTCTTCTACACCATAGGCGTCGGGGTTCTGTGTAATATTCTGCTCTTTCCCAATTCGTTTGTACCGTTTATGGACTTAGACTTTAAAAATTCCCTCACTTACTTCTCGAATGTAGACCTCATTATTCTCTCTACGCCCTTCTCCGCCGTGACTCACGCGCACTCCACATACGCGCTCCTGTACTTTTCCGCGGTCCGGTTCGTCCTCCTGCTCCTTATAGCGTCGACCGCCATTCCCGTCGGCGTCCACACCGCCAACATGACCGTCGGCGCCGCCCTGGGACTCTTCGTGGGCAGGATACTCCACGCCGCCTGGCCGAACGGCATCTCTTCTCCCCACATCTACTCCATCATTGGATGTTGCGCGTACGCCAGTTCGACCACTCAAACCATGTCGACCGCCCTCCTCCTCATCGAGCTCACGGGCGAGGTGAAGCTCGTCTACCCAATTTTGCTCTCCGTCGTGATCGCTGTCGGCATTTCTCACATGTTTACAGTCAACTACTACGACTCGCTCATCATCATTCGCCACTTGCCCTACCTTCCGAACCTCAAGCGCTTCAACGCCAACAAACGCGCCAAAGACATCATGTCAGTGGACATCTGTCCGCTGTATACCATGACGTCTCTCAAAAACATGAAGCAGCTGCTGGACGTCTACGCGTCCAAGGAAAACATCCGCAACTTGAGCATTCCCATCGTCGAAAACGAAAAAAACGTCTTTGTCGGCAGCACCCAGTTCGACCGACTCTACTCGTTCTACAAGAAGCTCCACAACCAACTTACGATCGAAGAACAAAACATAGGCGGCGGCTCGCCCGGCAACCTCGATCTGTCGGAGGAACTGTACAATCTGCAGTTCAAATTGCGGCCGAGGCTCAATCACATTTTATTCGGAAACTCGATTCAGTGCGCGTCGGACACGCCCATCAGTGTAGTTCACGTTATGTTCGCAACGCTGCACATCATAAACATATTCGTTGTCGACAACGGCACTCTCTTGGGCGTCATCACCATGTCCGAACTAAGAGATGCTCTTCAGAAAAAGGACTTATGA
- the LOC126320600 gene encoding uncharacterized protein LOC126320600, with protein METGRRLRRAKLDIGYDDGQFAYRSKLSLYPTPPRGRVTLEEFETYALARLRALREIESAVSNHQTAKRDGLIQAVRKILKSYLPLSHPEDDDYQENIRRDVISHFVLRLAFRSPKDRAWFVQWEAKLLSFRIEMERSEANVVGEFLLQSQDLRFDPVPMDEKKSLLDQLVKTCQSCSNFHGANKPSQEQVLNTQHYRVPFAKAIDLVAARKVYLANGYAFVREDDLINLILNAYKDRLYQDLELAYRFFPTYSDERIMPVLDKLSLAYANSHWAPPCATYRASGGGGQVTIRDLYSAEFVGAHYPLCMRVMHVHLLREHHLRHQARIQYGLFIKGIGVSLEDSLEFWHGEIVKKYGEEGWKKNGYAYVIEHSYGQKGRRQSYTPYSCQAIIKSDAQGDQVHGCPYKLASTKTLQKIFTESGIDMESQEELFRLRENRHYTMACKLFFNLTHPGARDFEMNHPNKYFDESVQWDTHARNEGKEV; from the exons ATGGAAACCGGAAGAAGGCTCAGAAGGGCCAAGCTAGACATTGGCTACGACGACGGCCAGTTTGCGTATCGAAGCAAGCTAAGTCTCTACCCGACTCCGCCGCGCGGACGCGTCACCTTGGAGGAGTTCGAAACCTACGCTCTGGCGAGACTTCGAG CGTTGAGGGAAATAGAGTCCGCTGTGTCCAATCACCAGACGGCCAAAAGGGATGGCCTGATCCAGGCTGTCCGAAAAATATTGAAAAGCTATTTACCCCTGTCTCATCCCGAAGA CGATGACTACCAAGAGAACATTCGACGAGACGTGATCTCTCATTTCGTGCTTCGCCTGGCGTTTAGGTCCCCGAAAGACAGAGCGTGGTTTGTGCAGTGGGAGGCGAAGCTGCTGAGTTTTCGGATTGAGATGGAAAGGTCGGAGGCGAACGTGGTCGGCGAGTTTTTGCTGCAAAGCCAAGACTTGCGATTCGACCCGGTTCCCATGGACGAGAAAAAAAGTCTGTTGGATCAATTGGTGAAAACCTGTCAATCCTGCAGTAACTTCCACGGCGCGAATAAGCCATCTCAGGAGCAGGTGCTGAACACGCAGCACTACCGCGTGCCATTCGCAAAGGCAATCGATTTGGTCGCCGCGCGCAAGGTTTATTTAGCGAACGGATACGCCTTCGTACGGGAAGACGACCTGATCAATTTGATTCTCAACGCGTACAAAGACCGCCTTTACCAGGACCTAGAGCTCGCATATCGCTTTTTCCCGACTTACTCGGACGAAAGGATAATGCCGGTTTTGGACAAGCTGTCTCTGGCGTATGCCAACAGTCACTGGGCGCCGCCCTGCGCGACCTACCGGGCCTCCGGGGGGGGAGGACAGGTGACCATTCGGGACCTCTACTCGGCTGAGTTCGTCGGCGCGCACTACCCCCTTTGCATGAGGGTCATGCACGTTCACCTGCTGCGTGAGCACCACCTGCGACACCAGGCGAGGATACAGTACGGGCTGTTCATCAAGGGCATCGGGGTCAGCTTGGAAGACAGCCTGGAGTTTTGGCACGGAGAAATTGTGAAAAAATACGGTGAAGAGGGCTGGAAAAAAAACGGATATGCCTACGTGATTGAGCACAGTTACGGCCAAAAGGGGAGAAGGCAAAGCTACACGCCGTATTCGTGTCAGGCCATCATTAAGTCAGACGCTCAGGGCGACCAAGTTCACGGGTGTCCGTACAAGCTTGCGAGCACAAAGACGCTGCAAAAAATTTTTACTGAGTCTGGAATCGACATGGAGTCTCAAGAAGAGCTGTTCAGGTTGAGAGAAAATCGGCATTACACCATGGCGTGCAAGCTGTTCTTTAATCTGACTCACCCCGGTGCGAGAGACTTTGAGATGAACCATCCGAACAAGTATTTCGACGAAAGCGTCCAATGGGACACGCACGCGAGAAACGAAGGCAAAGAAGTTTGA
- the LOC126320590 gene encoding kinase and exchange factor for Rac B-like produces the protein MNFLSQLEEFKRELDNKQDKVIEDITKLFVGSDKSVVNVHDQNLTPNQFTEVFDSIRSDRSVRKLILSRNKICYQVALQLVVLLLENQYIRYLDLSYCNLNDKKMKTIMFGLECRKVPLTQLLLSGNTLSPEIEDRALSLTRGTSGSNAMSIQKDGHDIINELVVRNSLLRDMLQNFSDQEHKKKHEGRKKIKDMIKHKKVTIDITNFQVKSMKVRGPTSGSPFSIFLCNVDGWQCCMKEMSLEGVSEGDVRVFLGEIEILEKVPYHKNIVRYLFHQRTQTTLRLFISWYQMSLKDVIEYRKAKILCGEGTYFHPRTIAKIAFSIANGLEFLQKHNIVHRDLKPENILCNLDADNSIFNLAITDFHSAKRITKKNKTIIGTPSYMSPEVLSSDNVVSYTRKVDIWGIGMVLYEMITLMVPYEDEDFSNVKKLILTGKHPSMHHISPIYNPLLQIFKECSQLDPSQRPDVVRVKEMLLQAIHDYDVGVYSL, from the exons ATGAATTTTTTATCTCAATTAGAA GAATTCAAACGAGAATTGGATAACAAGCAAGACAAAGTTATTGAAGATATTACCAAACTTTTCGTCGGCTCGGACAAATCGGTAGTTAACGTTCATGATCAAAATTTAACTCCGAATCAATTTACGGAGGTCTTTGACTCAATCCGAAGTGATCGATCTGTAAGAAAACTTATTTTGAGCAGGAACAAAATCTGCTATCAAGTCGCTTTACAATTGGTCGTTTTGCTTCTGGAGAACCAATACATCAGATATTTAGATCTGTCATATTGCAATTTAAATGATAAAAAGATGAAGACCATTATGTTTGGTTTAGAATGTAGAAAAGTGCCTCTCACACAGCTTCTGCTCAGTGGAAACACGTTAAGTCCGGAAATTGAGGACAGAGCGCTGAGCTTGACGAGAGGCACCTCTGGCTCCAACGCCATGTCCATACAAAAAGATGGACATGATATTATCAATGAGCTAGTAGTCAGGAATTCGTTACTCAGGGATATGCTGCAAAACTTCTCCGATcaagaacacaaaaaaaaacatgaAGGAAGGAAAAAGATCAAGGAtatgataaaacacaaaaaagttaCAATCGACATAACCAATTTCCAAGTAAAAAGTATGAAGGTCAGAGGCCCTACATCTGGCTCTCCATTCAGTATTTTTCTATGCAACGTGGATGGATGGCAATGCTGTATGAAAGAGATGAGTCTAGAAGGTGTGTCTGAAGGAGATGTTCGAGTTTTTTTAGGAGAAATCGAGATATTAGAAAAAGTTCCGTACCATAAAAACATTGTCAGATATCTGTTTCACCAGAGAACACAAACTACGCTGAGACTCTTCATTAGCTGGTATCAGATGTCGCTCAAAGACGTAATAGAGTACAGAAAGGCAAAAATACTGTGCGGAGAAGGTACATATTTTCACCCTCGAACCATCGCAAAAATTGCTTTCAGCATAGCAAATGGACTTGAATTTTTGCAAAAACATAATATCGTACACAGAGACTTGAAG CCAGAGAATATATTGTGTAATCTGGACGCCGATAACTCTATATTCAACCTCGCCATCACTGATTTCCACTCAGCCAAGCGTATCACGAAAAAAAATAAAACGATAATAGGGACGCCGTCTTATATGAGCCCAGAAGTTCTTTCTAGCGACAACGTCGTATCTTACACCAGAAAGGTTGACA TTTGGGGTATAGGTATGGTGCTCTATGAGATGATCACGCTTATGGTTCCGTATGAAGACGAGGACTTTTCGAATGTAAAAAAACTGATTTTGACTGGGAAGCACCCATCCATGCATCAT atttCGCCGATTTACAACCCTCTGCTACAAATTTTTAAAGAGTGCAGCCAGCTGGACCCAAGTCAGCGTCCGGACGTAGTGAGGGTGAAAGAAATGCTGCTTCAGGCTATACATGATTACGACGTAGGGGTGTACTCTCTATGA
- the LOC126320592 gene encoding negative elongation factor D-like, protein MNNNYEGREADEGSASVSLPSSNQTERVSSERSGLTEAGNALQQIDGILELDVFDHLKRFIQLGGTPHQVISYLSESYRGYPEMCRLLVHWLMLTGTNAEEITDMVEDRIKESIINRFDANKVDKIFESDLWPGWLVDMIEKPKWRHLLYQLSEKNRDCLFLNFGIQRISLTGYDDEIASLPLAATYFSVYNRLMMNTIRKALEAESESELTERLTRFSKLCDHAEHTFLYTHAILYSLFDRPGGHRVKRIAQQLDEIRRSRGWEEDDDGSGMSSEIAQIAQGIKFHLLNIHDYSVVHSSIQAILLSETPSSADVRKLYQAYSEKLSSSFSNYSLESALPPPVEYLRDQNLLRKLVVELFDPIKQVSPDFVYYYCWILAYASCSKDPRSVTFRSSEVPDISFFNGMNDTVDAVASSINVVQAICQKNYFGFELAGSPSDQILEFLPHPVISIGVLHWIRVNISDPDRLATSWNTKSLSTQLAIWREIVATHPLQRFEALQVLISGFETDPSLGPLDALNLKKLMVETLVYLVECGYVMPVISQIEKWAPTIDPSLTRHFLTCLLDIISPPFSRAFLIPIIYLIARVRVHSSEQPDVFLSFSEHILSNESYSLPEESIKILQNLKVTQ, encoded by the exons ATGAATAACAACTATGAGGGGCGTGAAGCTGATGAAGGATCGGCATCGGTTTCGCTTCCTTCATCTAATCAGACGGAGCGGGTTTCGAGCGAGCGATCTGGGCTCACAGAAGCTGGGAATGCATTGCAGCAAATAGATGGCATATTAGAGCTCGACGTGTTTGACCATTTGAAGAGGTTCATTCAGCTTGGAGGAACGCCACATCAAGTGATCAGCTATCTCAGCGAATCTTACAGAGGTTATCCAGAAATGTGTAGACTGTTGGTGCATTGGCTGATGTTGACGGGGACGAATGCGGAGGAGATAACGGATATGGTGGAAGACCGCATAAAAGAGTCAATCATTAACAGATTCGACGCCAACAAAGTTGACAAGATTTTTGAATCGGAT CTATGGCCCGGATGGTTGGTGGATATGATAGAGAAGCCCAAGTGGAGGCACTTATTGTATCAATTGAGTGAGAAGAATCGCGATtgtttatttttgaattttgggATTCAAAGAATATCTTTGACAGGTTACGACGACGAGATCGCCTCTTTGCCGCTGGCGGCGACTTATTTTAGCGTGTATAATAGGCTTATGATGAACACTATTAGGAAGGCATTGGAAGCTGAAAGTGAGAGCGAATTAACAGAAAGATTGACCAGATTTTCCAAGTTATGCGATCATGCGGAGCATACGTTTTTGTATACACACGCTATTTTGTATAGTTTATTTGACAGACCGGGTGGTCACCGAGTGAAGCGTATAGCTCAGCAATTGGATGAGATTAGAAGGTCTAGAGGCTGGGAAGAGGACGATGATGGATCTGGTATGAGTTCGGAAATAGCTCAGATAGCTCAGGGAATCAAGTTTCATTTATTGAATATCCATGATTACTCCGTTGTACATTCGAGCATTCAGGCCATTTTGCTCAGCGAGACACCTAGTTCCGCAGATGTCAGAAAGCTGTATCAGGCGTATTCGGAGAAGTTATCGTCctctttttcaaattattcttTAGAGTCTGCATTACCGCCACCAGTTGAATATCTTCGAGATCaaaatttgcttcggaaacttgTGGTCGAATTGTTTGATCCGATAAAACAAGTTTCTCCtgattttgtttattattactgtTGGATTCTTGCTTATGCATCTTGCTCGAAAGACCCGAGATCGGTGACCTTTCGTTCCTCCGAGGTTCCTGACATCAGTTTCTTTAACGGCATGAATGATACAGTTGACGCGGTCGCTTCATCTATCAACGTAGTACAAGCCATCTGCCAAAAAAATTACTTTGGATTCGAACTTGCTGGTTCACCATCTGATCAAATTCTAGAATTTCTACCCCATCCCGTTATCAGTATCGGCGTCTTGCATTGGATCCGCGTCAACATCTCTGATCCAGATCGACTCGCAACCTCCTGGAATACTAAGTCACTGTCCACACAATTGGCCATATGGCGAGAAATCGTTGCCACACATCCCCTTCAACGCTTCGAGGCACTTCAAGTCTTGATTTCGGGGTTTGAAACTGATCCCTCACTCGGACCTCTAGACGCCTTGAACCTCAAAAAACTGATGGTCGAGACTCTTGTCTATCTGGTGGAATGTGGATAcgtcatgcctgtcatctcgcaaATAGAAAAATGGGCCCCAACCATAGATCCTTCTCTAACAAGACACTTCCTAACGTGTCTTCTTGATATCATCTCACCTCCCTTCTCTCGTGCCTTTCTTATTCCAATCATCTATCTGATCGCTCGTGTCCGCGTTCATTCCTCGGAGCAGCCTGACGTTTTTCTGTCATTTTCAGAGCATATCTTGAGCAATGAATCGTATTCCCTTCCAGAAGAATCCATCAAAATTCTTCAGAACTTGAAAGTGACCCAGTAA